One segment of Clostridium botulinum DNA contains the following:
- the bioD gene encoding dethiobiotin synthase gives MAKGVFITATNTDIGKTYITALIVKKLREANINCGYYKAVLSGAEIINNNIVAGDAKYVYNVANIKGNPNKCVSYIFEQPVSPHLAAKLNNVHISMDKIVDDFNYICNEHDYITVEGSGGIVCPIYYDKEKIMLTDIIKKLKIPIILVSSSGLGSINGTILTLEYIKKHNITVNSIILNNYDKNNIIHIDNRIILEEMTNLPVYICEQYSKDIDIPLKELKQFYDFI, from the coding sequence ATGGCAAAGGGAGTTTTTATAACAGCAACTAATACAGATATAGGAAAGACATATATAACTGCTTTAATTGTAAAAAAATTAAGAGAAGCAAATATTAACTGTGGTTATTATAAAGCAGTACTTAGTGGTGCAGAAATTATAAATAATAATATTGTAGCTGGGGATGCAAAGTATGTTTATAATGTAGCAAATATTAAAGGAAATCCAAATAAATGTGTAAGTTACATTTTTGAACAACCTGTATCACCTCATTTGGCAGCTAAACTTAACAATGTACATATTAGCATGGATAAAATAGTTGATGATTTTAATTATATATGCAATGAGCATGATTATATTACAGTAGAAGGAAGTGGGGGGATAGTATGTCCAATTTACTATGATAAAGAAAAAATAATGTTAACGGATATTATAAAAAAATTAAAAATTCCAATTATACTAGTATCATCGTCAGGATTAGGTAGTATAAATGGAACTATTTTAACTTTGGAATATATAAAAAAACATAACATTACTGTAAATTCAATTATATTAAATAATTACGATAAGAATAATATTATTCATATAGATAATAGAATAATTTTAGAAGAAATGACTAATTTACCTGTTTATATATGTGAACAATATTCAAAGGATATAGATATTCCATTGAAAGAATTAAAACAGTTTTATGATTTTATATAA
- a CDS encoding copper homeostasis protein CutC produces the protein MLEIIGMTVDDAKIIEYCGADRIELVSALTEGGLTPSFGMIENVIKNVKIPVNVMIRNHAKGFVYSDEEIDIMMRDIDIVRNLGANGVVIGMLDKNKNISELQLKRIIESCKEIDVTFHKAIDETNTIESVKKLSKYNEIKNILTSGGTGDIVKNISVIKEMIKNSRHINILLGGGLNFNNIEMLKENTEFTDFHFGTAVRIDNKPFGEISEEKLKYLVKILKK, from the coding sequence ATGTTAGAAATAATAGGAATGACAGTAGATGATGCAAAAATTATAGAATATTGTGGCGCTGATAGAATAGAGCTTGTAAGTGCGTTAACAGAAGGTGGACTTACACCAAGCTTTGGAATGATAGAAAATGTAATAAAAAATGTAAAAATACCTGTAAATGTAATGATACGAAACCATGCAAAAGGATTTGTCTATAGTGATGAAGAAATAGATATAATGATGAGAGATATTGATATCGTAAGAAATTTAGGGGCTAATGGTGTTGTTATTGGAATGTTAGATAAAAATAAAAATATATCAGAATTACAGCTTAAAAGGATAATTGAAAGTTGTAAGGAGATAGATGTAACATTTCATAAAGCTATAGATGAAACTAATACAATAGAGAGTGTAAAAAAACTTAGCAAATATAATGAGATAAAAAATATATTAACTTCTGGTGGAACTGGAGATATTGTAAAAAATATATCTGTAATAAAAGAGATGATAAAAAATTCAAGACATATTAATATACTTTTAGGTGGTGGATTGAATTTTAATAATATAGAAATGCTTAAGGAAAATACGGAGTTTACAGATTTTCATTTTGGAACTGCTGTGAGAATTGATAATAAACCATTTGGAGAAATTAGTGAAGAAAAATTAAAATATTTAGTAAAAATATTAAAAAAGTAA
- the ilvN gene encoding acetolactate synthase small subunit, with amino-acid sequence MINTDFYLVELLVRNHPGVMSHITGLFARRAFNLEGILCTQIGDGSTSKMFLLVKNDFALEQIIKQLEKLYDVLEVSLHQDYDYSIFQNLDKVLKIK; translated from the coding sequence ATGATTAATACTGATTTTTATCTCGTTGAATTGCTTGTAAGAAATCATCCTGGAGTAATGAGTCATATAACAGGACTGTTTGCTAGAAGAGCTTTTAATTTAGAAGGTATACTTTGTACGCAAATTGGTGATGGTAGTACAAGCAAAATGTTCTTACTTGTAAAGAATGATTTCGCATTAGAACAAATTATAAAACAATTAGAGAAACTTTATGATGTTCTTGAAGTCTCACTTCATCAAGATTATGATTATTCAATTTTTCAAAATCTAGATAAAGTATTAAAAATAAAATAG
- a CDS encoding ABC transporter ATP-binding protein — MKLILRYLKNYKFLIALNVISVFGFALVELGIPTVMAKIIDNGIANSDVQYIKNMGLVIVLISILGVIGTIMVGYCSAKISTSITRDIRNDIFKKSQEFSHSEYNKYGVSSMITRTTNDAYQVMQFTNTLLRMALLTPVMFAVSLIMIVRTNVKLSTVLLIAVPFIIVGVIIIAKLSHPISEKQQNRLDKLNRISRENLTGIRVIRAFGNDDHEKQRFYETNNEYANISKNLFKLMAVSQPAFFLLLDVAIIAIFWLSSNMINVGTLQVGQLVAFIEYLFHAMFSMMLFSMIFIMYPKAQVSANRIEEILKEEPIIANPKNGIKSTEIKGLVEFNNVTFTYPGGEEAVLKDISFIAKKGETVAFIGSTGSGKSTLINLIPRFYDVTEGDIKVDNIDVRDYDLNSLRKKIGFIPQKTLLFTGSISNNIKFGKKNASTGEVEYSAKVSQAYDFISHKPKMFDEMITEGGANVSGGQKQRLSIARAIVRKPEIYIFDDSFSALDFKTDSLLRAKLKEETKESVVLIVAQRVSSIMDADKIIVLNEGKIVGIGKHKELLNNCNIYNEIASSQLTKEELA, encoded by the coding sequence ATGAAATTAATTTTAAGATACTTAAAAAATTATAAATTTCTAATAGCTTTAAATGTGATATCTGTGTTTGGATTTGCTTTAGTTGAATTAGGAATTCCAACTGTTATGGCTAAAATTATTGATAATGGAATAGCTAATAGTGATGTACAGTACATAAAAAATATGGGATTAGTTATTGTTTTAATCTCTATTTTAGGAGTAATAGGAACAATAATGGTTGGATATTGTTCAGCAAAAATCTCTACAAGTATAACTAGAGATATAAGAAATGATATATTTAAAAAATCTCAAGAATTTTCACATAGTGAATACAATAAATATGGAGTTTCTTCAATGATTACAAGAACTACAAATGATGCTTATCAAGTTATGCAATTTACAAATACATTGCTTAGAATGGCATTACTTACTCCTGTTATGTTTGCAGTAAGTTTAATTATGATAGTAAGAACTAATGTGAAATTATCAACAGTATTATTAATTGCAGTACCTTTTATAATAGTAGGGGTTATTATAATTGCAAAATTATCTCATCCTATATCAGAAAAACAACAAAATAGATTAGATAAGCTAAATAGAATATCTAGAGAAAATTTAACTGGTATAAGAGTTATTAGAGCTTTTGGAAATGATGATCATGAAAAACAAAGGTTTTATGAAACTAATAATGAATATGCCAATATATCTAAAAATTTATTTAAATTAATGGCAGTATCACAACCAGCATTTTTCTTATTGCTAGATGTAGCTATAATAGCTATTTTTTGGTTATCAAGTAATATGATAAATGTAGGTACTCTTCAAGTTGGACAGCTAGTAGCATTTATAGAATACTTGTTTCATGCTATGTTTTCAATGATGTTATTTTCAATGATATTTATTATGTATCCAAAGGCACAAGTATCTGCAAATAGAATTGAAGAAATATTAAAAGAAGAGCCTATAATAGCAAATCCTAAAAATGGTATTAAAAGTACGGAAATTAAAGGCTTAGTAGAATTTAATAATGTAACCTTCACTTATCCAGGCGGAGAAGAAGCTGTACTAAAAGATATATCTTTTATTGCTAAAAAGGGTGAAACAGTAGCCTTTATAGGAAGTACAGGTAGTGGAAAATCTACTTTAATTAATTTAATTCCAAGATTTTATGATGTTACTGAAGGTGATATAAAGGTAGATAATATTGATGTTAGGGACTATGATTTAAATTCTCTTCGTAAAAAGATAGGTTTTATACCACAAAAAACGTTATTATTTACAGGTAGTATATCTAATAATATTAAGTTTGGTAAAAAAAATGCAAGTACTGGAGAAGTAGAATATTCAGCTAAAGTATCACAAGCTTATGACTTTATTTCACATAAGCCTAAGATGTTTGACGAAATGATAACTGAAGGTGGAGCCAATGTATCAGGTGGTCAAAAACAAAGATTATCTATAGCAAGAGCTATAGTTAGAAAACCAGAAATATATATATTTGATGATAGTTTTTCAGCACTTGATTTTAAAACAGATTCATTACTTAGAGCGAAATTAAAAGAAGAAACAAAAGAATCAGTGGTTTTAATAGTAGCGCAAAGAGTAAGTTCAATAATGGATGCAGACAAAATTATAGTTTTAAATGAAGGAAAGATTGTTGGAATAGGTAAACATAAAGAACTATTAAATAATTGTAATATATATAATGAAATTGCCTCATCTCAGCTTACAAAGGAGGAATTAGCATAA
- the nagE gene encoding N-acetylglucosamine-specific PTS transporter subunit IIBC — MIKFLQRIGKSLMLPIACLPIGGLMLRIGQPDVIEALGFIPFLAQILPFFKAAGSALFDNLPLLFAVGVAVGLSDDQNGSAGLAGVITYLTLTNVTKQYWVMNYDAEFAKTLNISFLGGILAGVIGGLSYNKFRTVKLPEFLAFFGGRRLVPIMSGLIAFVVAIPLGMIWPSIQNGLGTASAGVAALGAVGVALFGFFNRLLIPMGLHHVLNSFFWFQLGEFNGKAGDLNRFFQGDPTAGHFMAGFFPVMMFGMPAVGFAIYFAAKKEKRKAVSGMLISLALTAFLTGVTEPLEFLFIFLSPVLLVAHALLTALSCFIVDSMGILHGFTFSAGFIDYGLNFNLATNPILIIPIGLGIGLLYFLIFFVLIKKLNLPTPGREDDDDEFTENINLSTSDENVYGKYIQYLGGKENILKVDNCATRLRLEVGDSSLIDEKKLKSIGARGVVRLDKNSAQVIVGTNVEFVADGIKNIMRV, encoded by the coding sequence ATGATTAAATTTTTGCAACGTATAGGAAAGTCACTAATGCTTCCAATTGCATGTCTGCCAATTGGTGGATTAATGCTTAGAATTGGGCAGCCAGATGTTATTGAAGCATTAGGATTTATACCATTTCTAGCACAAATATTACCTTTTTTTAAAGCTGCAGGAAGTGCATTATTCGATAATTTGCCGTTATTATTTGCAGTGGGTGTTGCTGTAGGATTATCTGATGACCAAAATGGTTCGGCTGGATTGGCTGGTGTTATTACTTATTTAACTTTAACTAATGTAACTAAACAATATTGGGTTATGAATTATGATGCAGAATTTGCTAAAACACTTAATATATCATTTTTAGGGGGTATACTTGCAGGTGTTATAGGTGGGTTATCTTATAATAAGTTTAGAACCGTAAAGTTACCAGAATTTTTGGCGTTTTTTGGTGGGAGAAGGCTTGTTCCAATCATGTCAGGATTAATTGCATTTGTGGTAGCAATACCTCTTGGAATGATTTGGCCTTCAATTCAAAATGGATTGGGCACTGCATCAGCTGGAGTAGCAGCATTAGGGGCAGTTGGTGTAGCACTATTTGGATTCTTTAATCGTTTGTTAATACCTATGGGACTTCATCATGTTTTAAATTCATTTTTCTGGTTCCAATTAGGAGAATTTAATGGTAAAGCAGGAGACTTAAATAGATTCTTCCAAGGAGATCCTACTGCAGGACATTTTATGGCAGGATTTTTCCCGGTAATGATGTTTGGTATGCCAGCAGTAGGATTTGCAATTTATTTTGCAGCTAAAAAAGAAAAAAGAAAAGCAGTATCAGGAATGCTAATATCATTAGCTCTTACAGCTTTTTTAACAGGTGTTACTGAACCATTAGAATTCTTATTTATATTCTTATCACCAGTTTTATTAGTAGCACATGCTTTATTAACTGCTTTATCTTGTTTCATAGTAGACTCTATGGGAATATTACATGGGTTCACATTCTCAGCAGGATTCATTGATTATGGATTAAACTTTAATTTAGCAACTAATCCAATATTAATAATACCAATAGGGCTTGGAATAGGGCTTCTTTACTTCTTAATATTCTTTGTATTAATAAAGAAATTAAATTTACCAACACCAGGTAGAGAAGATGATGATGATGAATTTACAGAAAACATAAATTTAAGTACATCAGATGAAAACGTTTATGGAAAGTATATACAATATTTAGGTGGAAAAGAAAATATATTAAAAGTTGATAATTGTGCAACTCGTTTAAGATTAGAAGTAGGAGATTCAAGTTTAATTGATGAGAAGAAATTAAAATCTATTGGAGCACGAGGTGTAGTTAGATTAGATAAAAATAGTGCTCAAGTTATAGTAGGAACTAATGTAGAATTCGTTGCGGATGGAATTAAAAATATAATGAGGGTTTAA
- the ilvB gene encoding biosynthetic-type acetolactate synthase large subunit produces MKYNCAEIVIKLLENQGVKYIAGIPGGFNLPIYDALYKSNITHILARHEQGAAFIAQGISRSTGKPGVCFATSGPGATNLLTAIADAKLDSIPLIAITGQVPLSAIGTDAFQEVDAYGLTIPITKHNFLVRNSKDLFTIIPEAFKISMEGRPGPVLIDIPKNIQTEIIEVDENIFKQTEKGKQKKKSPKSYKLECIAELINTAKKPIIYAGGGIISANASNNLYALAEKSNIPVTLSLMGLGAFSSNDVLNLGMLGMHGAPYTNYLLNEADLILAFGVRFDDRATGDINTFCPKATIIHIDIDPAEINKVKISSLSMNENIKYFLEDILPLVNNKERTAWIERVKCFKKDYPLPEFDNPLHPTNIISFVGNTVSDDTIIVTDVGEHQMWTAQRYPFKYPRTFLTSGGLGTMGFGLPAAIGAALANKEKQIICFSGDGSILMNIQELSTLKDLDLNIKIIILNNHHLGLVRQQQELFYNKHFIASKFISNPDFKLIANGFGINSCTFSQENDSLDKLKDILSKPGPYLINILINETENVLPMVYPGGANTKMIGGENLYD; encoded by the coding sequence ATGAAATACAATTGTGCGGAAATAGTTATTAAATTATTAGAAAATCAAGGTGTAAAATATATTGCTGGCATTCCCGGTGGTTTTAACCTCCCAATATATGATGCTTTATATAAAAGTAATATAACTCATATATTAGCTAGACATGAACAAGGTGCTGCTTTTATAGCTCAAGGTATCTCAAGAAGTACAGGAAAACCTGGAGTATGCTTTGCAACATCTGGTCCAGGAGCTACAAATTTACTTACTGCTATTGCTGATGCTAAATTAGATTCTATTCCTCTAATTGCAATAACTGGACAAGTGCCTCTTTCTGCTATTGGTACAGATGCTTTTCAAGAAGTTGATGCCTATGGACTAACGATTCCTATTACTAAGCATAATTTTTTAGTTAGAAATTCCAAAGATCTTTTTACTATTATCCCAGAAGCCTTTAAAATATCAATGGAAGGCCGTCCTGGCCCTGTACTAATAGATATTCCCAAAAATATTCAAACCGAAATAATAGAAGTAGATGAAAATATTTTTAAACAAACAGAAAAAGGCAAGCAAAAAAAAAAATCTCCTAAAAGTTATAAACTTGAATGTATTGCTGAATTAATTAATACAGCAAAAAAGCCTATTATTTATGCTGGGGGAGGTATCATTAGTGCTAATGCCTCTAATAATCTATATGCATTAGCTGAAAAGAGTAACATTCCAGTTACTTTAAGCTTAATGGGATTAGGCGCATTTTCATCTAATGATGTTTTAAATTTAGGAATGCTTGGAATGCATGGAGCCCCTTATACAAATTATCTACTTAACGAAGCAGATTTAATATTAGCATTCGGTGTTAGATTTGATGATAGAGCCACTGGAGATATAAATACATTTTGTCCTAAAGCTACAATAATCCATATAGATATTGATCCTGCTGAAATTAACAAAGTTAAAATTAGCAGCCTATCTATGAATGAAAATATTAAGTATTTCTTAGAGGATATTTTACCTCTTGTTAATAATAAAGAAAGAACAGCCTGGATAGAACGAGTTAAATGCTTTAAAAAGGATTATCCACTTCCCGAATTTGATAATCCTCTACATCCAACTAACATAATTTCTTTCGTTGGTAATACTGTTTCTGATGATACGATAATTGTTACTGATGTAGGTGAACATCAAATGTGGACAGCTCAGAGATATCCATTTAAGTATCCTAGAACTTTTTTGACTTCTGGTGGCTTAGGGACAATGGGATTTGGACTTCCTGCAGCAATTGGTGCTGCATTAGCAAATAAAGAAAAACAAATTATTTGTTTTTCTGGAGATGGTTCAATTTTAATGAATATCCAAGAACTTTCAACACTTAAGGATCTAGATTTAAATATAAAAATAATAATATTAAATAATCATCATTTAGGGTTGGTTCGCCAACAACAAGAATTATTTTATAACAAACACTTCATTGCATCAAAATTTATATCAAATCCTGATTTTAAATTAATTGCTAATGGCTTCGGAATAAATAGTTGTACTTTTTCACAAGAAAATGATTCATTAGATAAATTAAAAGATATATTATCAAAACCTGGCCCTTATTTAATAAATATACTAATTAATGAAACTGAAAATGTACTACCTATGGTTTATCCTGGTGGTGCAAATACAAAAATGATTGGTGGTGAAAATTTATATGATTAA
- a CDS encoding ABC transporter ATP-binding protein produces MKKFKYTVNKISPFVKQYKKGFIGAILLIIIAAIFTAISPVVEGLIITQLTRDSINIVKGIEGAAVNFNYIIKVLILLGTVYIFSAVSTYGASFLLTNSIQNAMRDLRNAVQNKIRKLPISYFDKNSQGDVLSRITNDIDTISNALQQSFSQVINAVLSLTLAVIMMFTINVKLAFIAILIIPASYLVSKIVVSKSQKLFYHQQNALGKLNGNVQEMYTGFNEIKLYGKQEDVIKEFSDINEELYKTGFKAQFISSTMSPFISLITYLGIAIIGVLGAFYSVAGILTVGNLQAFIRYIWQINQPLSQVTQLSSAIQAAFAAIERVFEILDEEEQIPDKENFKKLSNPKGNVSFEHVKFGYSEDKPLITDLNAEIKSGQMVAIVGPTGAGKTTLINLLMRFYEIQDGSIKIDGVDSRDMKREDLRAIFGMVLQDTWLFNGSIYENIEYGRFGATKEEIKDAAKIANVHHFIKTLPDGYDMFINEEGSNISQGEKQLLTIARAIISDPAILILDEATSSVDTRIELMLQKAMKNVMKGRTSFVIAHRLSTIRNADLILVINDGNIVEQGNHEELMKKGGFYEKLYNSQFSNKNAI; encoded by the coding sequence ATGAAAAAATTCAAATATACAGTAAATAAGATATCTCCTTTTGTAAAACAATACAAAAAAGGATTTATAGGAGCAATTTTATTAATAATAATAGCAGCGATATTTACGGCTATTTCACCTGTTGTAGAAGGGCTTATAATAACGCAACTTACAAGAGATTCAATTAATATAGTTAAAGGAATTGAGGGTGCAGCAGTAAATTTTAATTATATTATAAAGGTTCTTATATTATTAGGAACAGTCTATATATTTAGTGCTGTTTCAACTTATGGGGCTAGCTTTTTATTAACTAATTCTATACAAAATGCAATGAGAGATTTGAGAAATGCAGTTCAAAATAAAATAAGAAAATTACCAATAAGTTATTTTGATAAAAATAGTCAAGGGGATGTATTAAGTAGAATTACTAATGATATAGATACAATATCTAATGCACTTCAACAAAGTTTTAGCCAAGTAATTAATGCTGTATTGTCATTAACATTAGCAGTAATAATGATGTTTACAATTAATGTTAAATTAGCATTTATTGCAATATTGATTATTCCTGCAAGTTATTTGGTATCAAAAATAGTAGTATCAAAATCTCAAAAGTTATTTTATCATCAACAAAATGCTTTAGGTAAATTAAATGGCAATGTTCAAGAGATGTATACTGGATTTAATGAAATAAAATTATATGGAAAACAAGAAGATGTTATTAAAGAATTTTCAGATATAAATGAAGAATTATATAAAACAGGATTTAAAGCTCAATTTATATCAAGCACTATGTCTCCATTTATTTCATTAATAACTTATCTTGGAATTGCTATCATAGGCGTTTTAGGAGCATTTTATTCTGTAGCTGGAATATTAACAGTAGGTAATTTACAAGCATTTATACGTTATATATGGCAAATAAATCAACCTCTTTCACAAGTGACACAATTATCTTCTGCAATTCAAGCAGCATTTGCAGCAATAGAACGTGTATTTGAAATATTAGATGAAGAAGAACAAATACCTGATAAGGAAAACTTTAAAAAGTTAAGTAATCCAAAAGGAAATGTTTCTTTTGAACATGTTAAGTTTGGTTACTCTGAAGATAAACCTTTAATTACTGATTTAAATGCAGAAATAAAAAGTGGTCAAATGGTTGCTATAGTAGGTCCAACTGGGGCAGGGAAAACTACATTAATTAATTTGTTAATGAGATTTTATGAAATTCAAGATGGATCCATAAAAATAGATGGTGTAGATAGTAGAGATATGAAACGTGAGGATTTAAGAGCTATTTTTGGAATGGTTCTTCAAGATACTTGGTTATTTAATGGAAGTATTTATGAAAACATAGAATATGGTAGATTTGGTGCTACTAAAGAAGAGATTAAAGATGCTGCTAAGATAGCAAATGTACATCATTTTATTAAAACTTTACCAGATGGTTATGATATGTTTATTAATGAGGAAGGATCTAATATATCTCAGGGAGAAAAACAACTATTAACTATAGCTAGAGCAATAATATCTGATCCAGCAATCTTAATATTAGATGAAGCAACTAGTTCAGTAGATACAAGAATTGAGTTAATGCTTCAAAAAGCAATGAAAAATGTAATGAAGGGTAGAACAAGTTTCGTTATTGCACATAGACTTTCAACAATTCGTAATGCAGATTTAATTTTAGTAATAAATGATGGAAATATTGTTGAACAAGGAAACCATGAAGAATTAATGAAAAAAGGTGGATTTTATGAGAAATTATATAATAGCCAATTTTCTAATAAAAATGCAATTTAA
- the bioB gene encoding biotin synthase BioB, protein MNIIDRFKEKILSGELISKKEAIILSKENVDKLASAANDIRMSLCGKKFNLCTIINGKSGRCGENCKYCAQSVYFKTDIEEYNLLDSESIITSAISNYNSGVHRFSVVTSGKKLTNKEIDIVCKTYSEVQEKCAIKLCASHGLLNYEELVKLKESGVIRYHNNLETSRRFFSNICTTHTFDEKINTIKNALKAGLQVCSGGIIGLGETMEDRIDMAFTLRELNVDSIPINILNPIKGTALENQEKLSYDEITKTFALFRFILPEKQIRLAGGRALLNDKGERLMKSGVNSAISGDMLTTSGIKTFDDIKMIKELGFEV, encoded by the coding sequence TTGAATATAATAGATAGATTTAAAGAAAAGATTTTAAGTGGAGAATTAATTTCTAAAAAAGAAGCTATAATACTTTCAAAAGAAAATGTAGATAAATTAGCAAGTGCAGCAAACGATATAAGAATGAGTTTATGTGGAAAAAAATTCAACTTATGCACAATTATAAATGGAAAAAGCGGAAGGTGTGGAGAAAATTGTAAATACTGTGCACAATCTGTGTATTTTAAAACTGATATTGAAGAATATAACCTTTTGGATAGTGAATCAATAATAACAAGTGCAATCTCTAATTATAATAGTGGAGTACATAGATTTTCGGTTGTAACTTCTGGAAAAAAGTTAACTAATAAAGAAATAGATATAGTTTGCAAAACTTACAGTGAAGTACAAGAAAAATGTGCTATTAAGCTTTGTGCATCTCATGGATTATTGAATTATGAAGAATTAGTAAAATTAAAAGAATCAGGAGTAATTCGATACCATAATAATTTAGAAACATCTAGAAGATTTTTTTCTAACATTTGTACTACACATACCTTTGATGAAAAAATAAATACTATTAAAAATGCATTAAAAGCAGGACTTCAAGTTTGTAGTGGTGGAATCATAGGGCTTGGAGAAACTATGGAAGATAGAATCGATATGGCGTTTACTTTAAGAGAACTTAATGTAGATAGTATACCAATTAATATTTTAAACCCCATAAAGGGAACAGCATTGGAAAATCAAGAAAAATTATCTTATGATGAGATAACAAAAACATTTGCGCTATTTAGATTTATTCTTCCAGAAAAGCAAATTCGTCTTGCAGGAGGAAGAGCATTGCTTAATGATAAAGGTGAAAGACTTATGAAGTCTGGAGTAAATTCAGCTATTTCAGGGGATATGTTAACAACAAGTGGGATAAAAACTTTTGATGACATAAAAATGATAAAAGAGTTAGGATTTGAGGTGTAA
- a CDS encoding MerR family transcriptional regulator, with protein sequence MSEKLKKYFNTGEFAKLCNVKKQTLFHYDAIGIFSPEIKDKNGYRYYSHHQFEIFNVIMILKGINMPLKDIKSYLDNRTPDSLINLFKNKMLELDNEIENLNRIKELMQTKIDVTEKSCKIDPLKICLEFKEEEHLILSKSIENVSYNEYLRSVSEHMKYCTSNKLNTSYSLGAMINKKNILQGVKENYSYLYTKIDPKLNCSSIFIKPKGIYAIAYHKGSYETIDSTYKKIISFLDSFNLNIGGYAYEEYILDEASVIGFENYLTEISVEVNTK encoded by the coding sequence ATGAGCGAAAAATTAAAAAAATATTTTAATACTGGAGAGTTTGCTAAACTTTGTAATGTAAAAAAACAAACACTTTTTCACTATGATGCAATAGGAATTTTTTCGCCTGAGATAAAAGATAAAAATGGGTACAGATATTATTCACACCATCAATTTGAAATCTTTAATGTTATTATGATTCTAAAAGGAATTAATATGCCATTAAAAGATATTAAATCTTATCTTGATAATAGAACTCCGGATTCATTAATTAATTTATTTAAAAATAAAATGTTAGAACTAGATAATGAAATTGAAAATTTAAATAGAATAAAAGAACTTATGCAAACTAAAATAGATGTGACAGAAAAATCATGTAAAATTGACCCATTAAAGATATGTTTAGAATTTAAAGAAGAAGAACATTTAATTCTTAGTAAATCTATAGAAAATGTTAGTTATAACGAGTACCTAAGATCAGTATCAGAACATATGAAGTACTGCACTTCAAATAAATTAAATACAAGTTATTCCCTTGGTGCAATGATAAATAAAAAAAATATTCTTCAGGGTGTAAAAGAAAATTATTCTTATCTTTATACAAAAATAGATCCAAAATTAAATTGTAGTTCAATTTTTATTAAACCTAAAGGAATTTATGCTATCGCTTATCATAAAGGAAGTTATGAAACTATTGATTCTACATATAAAAAAATAATATCATTTTTAGATTCCTTTAACCTTAATATTGGTGGTTATGCTTATGAAGAATACATTTTAGACGAAGCTTCTGTTATTGGATTTGAAAATTACTTAACAGAAATTTCAGTTGAGGTTAATACTAAATAG
- a CDS encoding biotin transporter BioY produces the protein MRKSKIRNMSYCALFTTLIIIGAFIQIPVPFMDYFTLQFLFVILSGMILGPKLGATSVGTYVMLGLLGVPVFAAGGGIQYIFRPSFGYLIGFIAASFLVGYVVDKIKANNFKQYLISALSGFFVTYFIGILYKFIILNLYLKTPISIGIIVLSCFPLDMPGDIVLCIVGAILVSKINPILRSKYIEYNR, from the coding sequence ATGAGAAAATCAAAAATTAGGAATATGAGTTATTGTGCATTATTTACTACATTAATTATAATAGGAGCATTTATTCAAATTCCTGTACCTTTTATGGACTATTTTACATTACAATTTCTTTTTGTTATTTTATCTGGAATGATTTTAGGACCAAAGTTAGGAGCAACTTCTGTGGGTACGTACGTAATGTTAGGATTATTAGGAGTACCAGTATTTGCAGCAGGAGGTGGAATTCAATATATTTTTAGACCAAGTTTTGGTTATTTAATAGGATTTATTGCAGCATCATTTTTGGTTGGATACGTAGTTGACAAGATAAAAGCAAATAATTTTAAGCAATATTTAATTTCGGCTTTATCAGGTTTCTTTGTAACATATTTTATTGGAATATTATATAAATTTATAATTTTAAATTTATATTTAAAAACTCCAATATCAATAGGCATTATTGTATTATCATGCTTTCCGTTAGATATGCCAGGCGATATTGTATTATGTATAGTGGGGGCGATATTAGTAAGTAAGATAAATCCAATTTTAAGGAGTAAGTATATTGAATATAATAGATAG